In Planctomycetota bacterium, the following proteins share a genomic window:
- the coaE gene encoding dephospho-CoA kinase (Dephospho-CoA kinase (CoaE) performs the final step in coenzyme A biosynthesis.), whose product MLIIGLLGDVASGKSVVAHLLTELGAGLLDGDRAGHELLRRDDVRAAARERWGMSIFAPDGHVHRPALARLVFAGTERGQQDLHYLEQLLHPLIGQKLLDQAAGFRAAGKIAAVLDAPVMLKAGWDKFCDTIIFVDTPSALCEQRALERDWDAAELDRRRAAQDPVEGKRRRANVVIDNSGSLEHTREQVAKFWQDHVTAKAKS is encoded by the coding sequence ATGCTGATCATTGGACTACTAGGTGACGTGGCGAGCGGCAAGAGTGTGGTCGCGCACCTGCTCACGGAGCTAGGCGCAGGTCTGCTTGACGGGGACCGCGCGGGGCACGAACTGCTGCGCCGCGACGACGTCCGCGCCGCGGCCCGCGAGCGGTGGGGAATGTCGATCTTCGCCCCCGATGGGCATGTTCACCGCCCGGCGCTCGCGCGACTGGTCTTTGCCGGCACCGAGCGCGGTCAGCAGGATCTGCACTATCTCGAACAGTTATTGCACCCGCTGATCGGGCAGAAGCTGCTGGACCAGGCGGCCGGATTCCGCGCCGCGGGCAAGATCGCCGCCGTGCTCGACGCGCCGGTGATGTTGAAAGCCGGCTGGGACAAGTTCTGCGACACGATCATCTTTGTCGACACTCCGTCCGCCCTGTGCGAGCAACGAGCCTTGGAGCGCGATTGGGACGCGGCCGAGTTGGACCGTCGCCGGGCCGCCCAGGATCCGGTCGAGGGCAAGCGCCGCCGAGCCAACGTGGTGATCGACAATTCAGGCTCGCTGGAACACACTCGCGAGCAAGTGGCCAAGTTCTGGCAGGACCACGTGACGGCCAAGGCCAAGAGTTAA
- the polA gene encoding DNA polymerase I → MTGEEETSAQAATSATTTAKPAKKLRAATASITDTKPAALPPADASTSAEVPDLRGKSVWVVDANSLIFQVFHAIPEMTSPRGEPVNAVFGFTRDLLMMLDKQKPDYLFCAFDTAEPTFRHTLFEPYKGKRAEMPTDLAPQFEIIERMTAALGVPRLRLPGYEADDVLATVARIADEQGGECYLVTADKDCRQLITERVKIYNVRKDIVYNAAALKEDWGVRPDQVVDFQTLVGDSVDNIPGVPQIGPKTARELLEKFDTLDKLLERVDEVAGDKKRENLRNGREQAMLSRQLVRLDTHTPVPIDWAAGQAGRLNVPALIELCGEYGFHRFADQFRALQQAATPAVWEANYQLVDTPEAFAALVKKLAERKVLSFDTETTSVNPTQAEIVGYSFGWAPGEAAYVPVRGPAGAKLIAPEVALAALRPLLEDATIKKIGQNLKYDMLVLRTQGVELQGLAFDTMVASYLLEAGERNHNLDELSARYLNHKTITIDELIGSGRNQKRMDEVDTQLVSDYASEDADVPVRLLPILQQKLAEAQLEPLFQSLEMPLVEVLAELEFNGIRVDVPRLKALSDDYGGRLVALEKEIYELAGHSLNINSPKQLQQVLFTELNLPVQSRTKTGPSTDADVLEALAHLHALPRKILEYRQYAKLKGTYLDALPTLVNPRTGRVHASFHQAVAATGRLSSSDPNLQNIPIRTDAGREIRSAFLPGRDDWLLLAADYSQIELRVLAHYCRDATLIAAFERDEDIHTLVASQVYNVGLDAVTREMRRAAKAVNFGIIYGQSPFGLAKALDIDQTQAAQFIDAYFARYPGVESFLSGVLKDCRAQGFVSTLFGRRRAISGVRPDAGRQRNLAERTAINTVIQGSAADLIKQAMIAIHARLRRETWQAKMLLQIHDELIFEAPPEEIDRLAAMVREEMAGVRELAVPLKVDVKTGHNWADTESYA, encoded by the coding sequence ATGACCGGCGAGGAAGAAACCTCGGCCCAGGCCGCCACCTCAGCGACCACCACCGCCAAACCGGCCAAGAAGCTCCGGGCCGCGACGGCTTCGATCACTGATACCAAGCCGGCGGCTTTGCCGCCTGCCGATGCCTCAACCAGCGCCGAGGTTCCCGATCTGCGTGGCAAATCGGTCTGGGTCGTCGACGCCAACTCGCTGATCTTCCAGGTCTTTCACGCCATTCCGGAAATGACCAGTCCGCGCGGCGAGCCGGTGAACGCGGTGTTCGGCTTCACGCGCGACCTGTTGATGATGCTCGACAAGCAGAAGCCGGACTATTTGTTCTGTGCCTTCGACACGGCCGAGCCGACGTTCCGGCACACGCTGTTCGAGCCCTACAAGGGGAAACGGGCCGAGATGCCGACCGATCTGGCACCCCAGTTCGAGATCATCGAGCGGATGACGGCGGCGCTGGGCGTTCCCCGTTTGCGCTTGCCGGGTTATGAAGCCGACGATGTGCTGGCGACCGTGGCGCGCATTGCCGACGAACAAGGGGGGGAGTGCTACCTGGTGACTGCCGACAAGGACTGCCGCCAATTGATCACCGAGCGGGTCAAGATTTACAACGTCCGCAAGGACATCGTCTACAACGCCGCGGCGCTGAAAGAAGATTGGGGGGTGCGCCCGGACCAGGTGGTCGACTTCCAGACCCTAGTCGGCGACTCGGTCGATAACATTCCCGGCGTGCCGCAGATCGGCCCCAAGACCGCGCGCGAACTGCTGGAAAAGTTCGACACCCTCGACAAACTGCTTGAACGTGTCGACGAGGTGGCCGGCGACAAGAAGCGCGAGAACCTCCGCAATGGCCGCGAACAAGCCATGCTCAGTCGCCAACTCGTGCGGCTCGACACTCACACCCCGGTGCCGATCGACTGGGCTGCCGGACAAGCCGGTCGGCTGAATGTGCCGGCGCTGATCGAGTTGTGCGGCGAGTACGGCTTTCACCGCTTTGCCGACCAGTTCCGTGCGTTGCAACAGGCGGCCACGCCAGCCGTCTGGGAAGCGAACTACCAGTTGGTCGACACGCCCGAGGCGTTTGCCGCGTTGGTCAAGAAGCTGGCCGAGCGGAAGGTGCTGTCGTTCGATACCGAAACAACCAGCGTCAATCCGACCCAGGCCGAGATCGTGGGTTATTCCTTCGGCTGGGCGCCGGGCGAGGCGGCGTATGTTCCAGTGCGCGGGCCAGCCGGCGCGAAGCTGATTGCGCCCGAGGTCGCTCTGGCGGCGCTGCGTCCCCTGCTTGAAGATGCCACGATCAAAAAGATCGGCCAGAACCTGAAGTACGACATGCTCGTCCTGCGCACCCAGGGGGTTGAGCTGCAAGGGCTGGCGTTCGACACGATGGTGGCCAGCTATCTGCTCGAAGCAGGCGAACGGAACCATAACCTCGACGAGCTTTCCGCGCGCTACCTCAATCATAAAACGATCACAATCGACGAGTTGATCGGCAGCGGTCGGAACCAGAAGCGGATGGATGAAGTCGACACGCAGTTGGTGTCGGACTATGCCAGCGAAGACGCCGACGTGCCGGTGCGGCTGTTGCCGATCCTGCAACAGAAACTCGCTGAGGCGCAGCTTGAGCCGCTGTTCCAATCGCTGGAGATGCCGCTGGTCGAAGTGCTGGCCGAGTTGGAGTTCAACGGCATTCGTGTCGACGTACCGCGGTTGAAAGCGCTGAGCGATGATTACGGCGGCCGGCTCGTCGCGCTGGAAAAAGAGATTTACGAGTTGGCCGGTCATTCGCTGAACATCAATTCGCCCAAGCAACTGCAACAAGTCCTGTTCACCGAATTGAATCTGCCGGTGCAAAGCCGGACCAAGACGGGCCCCAGCACCGACGCCGACGTGCTCGAGGCGCTGGCCCATCTGCACGCCCTGCCCCGCAAGATTCTTGAGTACCGGCAGTACGCCAAGCTGAAAGGGACGTATCTCGATGCGTTGCCGACACTGGTGAATCCGCGCACCGGGCGCGTGCATGCCTCGTTCCATCAGGCCGTCGCGGCGACGGGGCGATTGAGTTCGAGCGATCCGAACCTGCAGAACATTCCGATTCGAACCGACGCGGGGCGCGAAATCCGCTCGGCGTTCTTGCCGGGGCGCGATGACTGGCTGCTGTTGGCGGCGGACTATTCGCAAATTGAGCTGCGCGTGCTGGCCCATTACTGTCGCGACGCGACGCTGATTGCCGCCTTTGAGCGCGACGAGGACATTCACACGCTCGTGGCCAGCCAGGTCTACAACGTCGGGCTCGACGCCGTGACCCGCGAGATGCGCCGCGCGGCCAAGGCCGTGAACTTCGGCATCATCTATGGGCAAAGCCCGTTCGGGCTGGCCAAGGCGCTTGACATCGACCAAACGCAGGCGGCCCAGTTCATCGACGCGTACTTTGCCCGCTATCCTGGCGTGGAGTCGTTCCTGTCGGGTGTATTGAAGGACTGCCGCGCGCAAGGCTTTGTCAGCACCTTGTTCGGCCGGCGACGGGCGATCTCGGGCGTGCGCCCCGATGCGGGGCGGCAACGGAACCTGGCCGAACGGACGGCCATTAACACCGTGATCCAGGGCTCGGCGGCCGACCTGATCAAGCAAGCGATGATCGCGATTCACGCCCGGCTGCGGCGCGAAACCTGGCAAGCGAAGATGCTGCTGCAGATTCACGACGAATTAATCTTCGAGGCGCCCCCCGAGGAAATCGACCGGCTGGCCGCCATGGTCCGCGAGGAAATGGCCGGCGTGCGCGAGTTGGCCGTGCCGCTGAAGGTCGATGTCAAGACCGGCCACAATTGGGCAGACACCGAGAGTTATGCATAA
- the rho gene encoding transcription termination factor Rho, whose amino-acid sequence MADGKSVSSNPLRRAAARTTAAPASAGNERSPGNEADRDNAPREADGNRVPPRMRGPVDQFDEREPLSLAEELAEEADSGQVSPETAAHYERLKRGDMHIAELQRMSMPQLIEQARQANLTDYMGMKKQDLIFKILQERVKLNGLMFGEGTLEVLPDGFGFLRSPDYHYLSCPDDIYVSPSQIRRFGLRNGATVSGQIRPPKENERYFALLRVEAINYQDPNLLTNKVFFDDLTPLHPDKRVVLETTPEELSMRVVDLIVPIGFGQRGLIVSPPRAGKTILLQKMAKSVLANHPDVYVIMLLIDERPEEVTDMERQVKGTNCEVISSTFDEVAARHIQVSEMVIEKAKRMVEYGHDVVIFLDSITRLARAWNSEVPHSGKILSGGVDANALQRPKRFFGGARKVEEGGSLTIIATALVDTGSRMDEVIFEEFKGTGNLEIVLDRKLVDKRIWPAIDINRSGTRREEMLLDPEEYRRVCMLRRVLNDMNPTDAMELLTTRLQKTKTNAEFLMSMKS is encoded by the coding sequence ATGGCTGATGGAAAAAGCGTTTCGTCCAATCCGCTGCGGCGTGCCGCGGCGCGGACGACTGCTGCGCCAGCGTCTGCTGGCAACGAACGATCCCCCGGCAACGAAGCCGATCGCGACAACGCGCCGCGCGAAGCGGACGGCAATCGTGTGCCGCCGCGGATGCGCGGACCGGTCGACCAGTTCGACGAGCGCGAACCGTTGTCGCTGGCCGAAGAACTGGCCGAGGAAGCCGACAGCGGCCAGGTCTCGCCCGAGACGGCGGCCCATTACGAGCGGCTGAAGCGCGGCGATATGCACATCGCCGAGTTGCAGCGGATGTCGATGCCCCAGTTGATCGAGCAAGCCCGGCAGGCCAACCTGACCGACTACATGGGGATGAAGAAGCAGGATCTGATCTTCAAGATCCTGCAAGAGCGGGTGAAGCTCAACGGACTAATGTTCGGCGAAGGGACGCTGGAAGTGTTGCCTGACGGGTTCGGCTTTTTGCGGAGCCCTGACTATCACTACTTGTCGTGCCCTGACGATATTTACGTCTCGCCCAGCCAGATTCGTCGGTTCGGCTTGCGGAACGGGGCGACGGTGTCGGGGCAGATTCGCCCGCCCAAGGAAAACGAACGTTACTTCGCGCTGCTGCGCGTCGAGGCGATCAACTATCAAGACCCGAACCTGTTGACGAACAAGGTCTTTTTCGACGACCTAACGCCGCTGCACCCGGACAAGCGCGTGGTCCTGGAAACCACGCCCGAGGAACTGAGCATGCGCGTCGTGGACCTGATCGTGCCGATCGGGTTTGGGCAACGCGGCCTGATTGTCAGCCCGCCCCGCGCCGGCAAGACGATCTTGCTGCAAAAAATGGCCAAGTCGGTGCTGGCCAATCATCCGGACGTCTACGTGATCATGCTGTTGATCGACGAGCGCCCGGAAGAAGTCACCGACATGGAGCGGCAAGTCAAGGGCACGAACTGCGAAGTCATCAGCTCGACGTTCGACGAAGTGGCCGCCCGCCACATTCAGGTTTCCGAGATGGTCATCGAGAAGGCCAAGCGAATGGTCGAATACGGCCACGACGTGGTGATCTTCCTCGATTCAATCACGCGGCTGGCCCGGGCCTGGAACTCGGAAGTGCCCCACTCGGGCAAGATTCTTTCGGGCGGCGTTGACGCCAACGCCCTGCAACGCCCCAAGCGGTTCTTTGGCGGCGCTCGCAAGGTCGAAGAAGGGGGCTCGCTGACGATCATCGCCACGGCCCTGGTCGACACGGGCAGCAGGATGGACGAAGTGATCTTCGAAGAGTTCAAAGGAACGGGCAACCTGGAGATCGTGCTCGATCGAAAACTGGTCGACAAGCGCATCTGGCCGGCCATCGACATCAACCGCAGCGGCACGCGCCGCGAGGAAATGCTGCTCGATCCCGAGGAGTATCGCCGGGTCTGCATGCTCCGCCGGGTGTTGAACGACATGAACCCGACCGACGCGATGGAACTGCTGACTACACGGCTGCAAAAGACCAAAACCAATGCCGAATTCCTGATGAGCATGAAA